A single window of Cryptococcus neoformans var. neoformans JEC21 chromosome 3 sequence DNA harbors:
- a CDS encoding dehydrogenase, putative produces the protein MSIESFPPIAVGLMGTGEYTTGITPSGQSKSDKKIGVVGITMFDLRRRGKVSDIVMAGTNGGKFPEIREHFQKNIGDVYKGLDLNFRGFPETSVRDAEAYKGALRALPKGSAVIIFTPDSTHFPIASEALNLGHHVMVTKPATQKLEDHQKLIELAEKKGLVCFVEHHKRFDPAYNDARARAQKLGDFNFYNSYMSQPKFQLETFKSWAGIDSDISYYLNSHHIDIHCWMVEGRYRPTKVTASATTGIATSLGCDPKTEDTITLLVDWENIQTPSQRGTAVYTASWAAPLKAGVHSEQRFHYMAAKGEVRVDQAHRGYSIVEDDVGKIDYNPFYVKYSPDENGYFDGQRGYGYLSLEKFIDAAQAVTAGKAKASDYDGKGLPTIKATVLTTAIIHAGRISLDEKRSVAITEEGGKIKLV, from the exons ATGTCCATCGAAAGCTTCCCTCCTATTGCTGTTGGCCTCATGGGCACT GGTGAATACACCACCGGTATCACCCCTTCGGGCCAATCAAAGTCTGACAAGAAG ATTGGGGTCGTCGGAATCACCATGTTCGATCTTCGTCGAAGGGGCAAGGTCTCTGA CATCGTGATGGCTGGAACAAATGGAGGCAAA TTCCCAGAAATCCGCGAACATTTCCAAAAGAACATTGGCGATGTGTACAAGGGACTCGACTTGAACTTCAGAGGATTTCCAGAAACCTCTGTCAGGGATGCTGAGGCTT ACAAGGGAGCCCTTCGTGCTCTTCCCAAGGGCTCAGCTGTGATCATCTTTACCCCCGACAGCACCCATTTTCCTATCGCTTCTGAAGCTCTCAACCTTGGCCATCACGTCATGGTTACCAAGCCTGCTACCCAGAAGCTTGAGGATCACCAAAAGTTAATTGAGTTGGCTGAGAAAAAGGGTTTGGTCTGCTTTGTTGAGCA CCACAAGCGATTTGACCCTGCCTACAATGATGCCCGAGCGAGGGCTCAGAAGCTTGGAGACTTCAACTTCTACAACTCCT ACATGTCCCAACCCAAATTCCAGCTCGAAACGTTCAAGTCATGGGCTGGTATCGACTCTGATATCTCATACTACCTCAACTCTCATCACATTGAT ATCCATTGCTGGATGGTTGAAGGTCGCTACAGGCCCACAAAGGTTACCGCTTCGGCCACGACAGGCATTGCCACCTCGCTTGGTTGCGACCCTAAGACAGAAGACACCATCACCCTTTTAGTAGACTGGGAAAACATTCAGACTCCCAGCCAGCGAGGAACGGCTGTCTACACTGCTTC CTGGGCTGCTCCCTTGAAGGCCGGTGTGCACAGTGAACAGCGATTCCACTATATGGCGGCGAAGGGTGAAGTGAGGGTCGACCAGGCTCACCGAGGGTACAGCATTGTGGAGGACGATGTTGGCAAGATTGAT TACAACCCCTTCTATGTCAAGTACAGCCCCGACGAGAATGGTTACTTTGACGGCCAACGAGGTTACGGGTACCTTTCGTTGGAGAAGTTCATTG ATGCGGCTCAGGCGGTGACTGCTGGCAAGGCCAAGGCGTCAGACTACGATGGCAAAGGTCTGCCCACTATTAAGGCGAC CGTCCTCACTACGGCTATCATTCATGCCGGTAGGATTTCTCTagatgaaaagaggagCGTTGCTATCACCGAGGAGGGCGGAAAAATCAAGCTTGTGTAA
- a CDS encoding inositol-3-phosphate synthase, putative has translation MSPTALDARGHNDSFSLPAQDQSEVHPSARRTPEGGLIKVESDSTVYEADGIKAKFTDRGASVIKGPDGKLSVKKTEKNFEFFTKSKVGRVGLMLVGLGGNNGTTVLATNLANKHNISWHTKNGIQQPNYIGSVVRASTVRLGTDPATGKDVFVPISDMLPMVHPNDFVIGGWDISSLSMDKAMLRAKVLEWDLQRQLIPLMEDVKPLPSIYYPDFIAANQADRADNLIPGGDKKAHLEHIRADIRRFKADNHLDSVVVLWTANTERYADIIPGVNDTANNLLKAVETSHEEVSPSTIFAIASILEGVPFINGSPQNTFVPGCIELAEKHKAFIGGDDFKSGQTKVKSVLAEFLVNAGIKPLSISSYNHLGNNDGKNLSSQRQFRSKEISKSSVVDDMVAANHILYKTAEDLSKATGEVVKKGEHPDHIVVIKHVPAVGDSKRAIDEYYSELLMGGRNVMNIFNECEDSLLATPLIFDLAILAELLTRVTYRENATGEWQPLYSVLSLLSYMLKAPLVKPGEDVVNSLNRQRNALEQFLKACLGLEHSNDLLLNTRVW, from the exons ATGTCTCCTACCGCTTTGGACGCACGTGGTCATAACGActctttctctttgccTGCTCAAGACCAAAGCGAGGTTCACCCCAGCGCCCGGAGGACTCCTGAAGGTGGTCTTATCAAGGTCGAGAGTGACTCCACTGTCTATGAAGCCGATGGTATCAAAGCCAAATTCACCGACAGAGGGGCCTCAGTCATCA AGGGTCCTGACGGCAAGCTCTCTGTCAAaaagacggagaagaacTTTGAGTTCTTTACCAAGTCTAAGGTTGGCCGTGTTGG GCTTATGCTCGTCGGTCTAGGCGGTAACAACGGTACAACCGTCTTGGCGACTAATCTTGCCAACAAGCACAACATCTCTTGGCACACCAAGAATGGCATCCAGCAGCCCAACTACATTGGTTCTGTTGTTCGAGCTTCTACCGTCCGCCTTGGTACCGATCCTGCAACCGGAAAGGATGTCTTTGTGCCCATCTCTGACATGCTTCCCATGGTTCACCCCAACGACTTTGTCATTGGTGGCTGGGACATCTCTTCGCTCTCCATGGACAAGGCTATGCTCCGTGCCAAGGTTCTCGAATGGGATTTGCAAAGGCAGTTGATTCCTTTGATGGAGGATGTCAAGCCCCTTCCCAGTATTTACT ACCCCGACTTCATTGCGGCCAATCAGGCTGACAGGGCCGACAATCTTATCCCAGGCGGCGACAAGAAGGCTCATCTCGAGCACATTCGTGCTGATATCCGTCGCTTCAAGGCCGATAACCATCTTGACAGTGTCGTCGTTCTCTGGACTGCCAATACTGAGCGTTATGCCGACATCATTCCAGGGGTCAATGACACTGCCAACAACCTTCTCAAGGCCGTTGAGACCTCTCACGAGGAAGTCTCCCCCTCTACCATTTTTGCCATCGCTTCCATTCTCGAAGGCGTGCCTTTCATCAACGGCTCTCCCCAGAACACGTTTGTTCCCGGTTGTATTGAGCTTGCTGAGAAGCACAAGGCTTTCATTGGCGGTGATGATTTCAAGTCAGGCCAGACCAAGGTCAAATCAGTTCTTGCCGAATTCCTCGTCAATGCCGGTATTAAGCCCTTGTCGATCTCTTCTTACAACCACTTGGGTAACAATGATGGTAAGAACTTGAGCTCTCAGAGGCAGTTCAGATCCAAGGAGATCTCCAAGTCAAGCGTC GTCGATGATATGGTCGCTGCCAACCACATCCTCTACAAGACTGCCGAAGACCTCAGCAAAGCCACTGGAGAGGTCGTCAAAAAGGGCGAGCATCCTGACCACATCGTCGTTATCAAGCACGTCCCGGCTGTTGGTGACTCCA AGCGCGCTATCGACGAGTACTACTCCGAGCTTCTCATGGGTGGCCGCAACGTCATGAACATTTTCAACGAGTGTGAAGactctcttcttgccaCACCTCTTATCTTTGACCTTGCGATCCTCGCCGAGCTTCTCACTCGTGTGACTTACCGTGAGAACGCTACCGGCGAGTGGCAGCCGTTGTACAGTGTTCTCTCGCTCTTGTCTTACATGCTCAAGGCACCACTCGTCAAACCCGGCGAGGACGTCGTCAACTCTCTCAACAGGCAGAGAAACGCTTTGGAGCAGTTCCTCAAGGCTTGTCTCGGTTTGGAGCACTCGAACGACTTGTTATTGAATACTAGGGTCTGGTAG